The genomic segment TTTCATCCACGGAGACACCATTGTCAGTGACTACAACCAAATCATTGATTATATAGAGACCAGCTTTATCGGAGGTATGGCTGGCATTACTCAAACCACTTACTAATGCACAAGAGTAAAGAGACCTTGCTTGTTATTGTACCAGCTCTTTggtatgcattataatttttttttcacacacatttgtttttgtgaaaagtggggacatcccataggcgtaatggtttttatactgtacaaactgtatgttCTATCGTCCTACACCAactctacacctaaccctaaccctcacaggaaactttgtgcatttttactttctcaaaaaaaaaaaaaaaaatctaattctgtatgatttataagcgttttgaaaaatggggacatgggttatgtcctcataagtcaccctctcttgtaatacctgtgtcatacccatgtcattatacagagttgtgtcctgatatgtcacacacaaacaacacacacacacacacacacacacacagatttaaatatataaagttcaaattttgtaaaaaataaaataattttttttttaaggaccaGTTTGCACTGTTAACTAGTTgctcattagcatgcatattattagaatattagcattttattagttcttataaagcacatattgatGCTTATTTCTGCATGACCATAGTTTAGATTGCTTAATCTTACCTCATATCTTAATTTAgcaactaccttactaattattaataagcaccAAATTAAGAGTTTGTTCAGGGAaaaatctaaagtgttacctaaataaataattagtgcTGAATGGCAAATGTGTAccaagacaaaaaacaaacaaactacttTAAGAACAATCAATTTCTTCTAACTAATTCATGTGAAATTATTTTGGAAATTCTGGCAATCCCAAACTTTCTGTATGACTTACATCATAATGCTTAACTGCTATTCAATAATTATATATGCTAACACAGTTATGGTTACTATAAacgtttgaaataaataaataatggcagTATTATAATCAATAAAAATTCCCATTGAGGAAACACATTAACAGCAACCCTATTGGTGACAATACTCACATTTCTCAatctttattcttcttttttttgtgtttcaaGTCAACAGTGCAATGTGTGTTGACATATCAAAGGTTATTATTGTAAATCGAAACTATTTCAGCTAGGTGCCAAGGcgatatttctcatttttaatttagttgaaATTGGTgttctaaaataacttaaactgaaataaaaagtaataaaacctATATAGACATACtgtaaaaactactaaaaattacaaaaacaacaaaattactaaaactttaaatagatacaataaaatctattaaaaaatgaataaaaatgttactaGTATCTCTgaaaaaagtgaaactaaaataacactgggacCATCATGCCATAGAGTGTTAAAGATAACTACATTTGTTTCGTCCATAGCCCTGTGTGAGCAATACAAATGCTTAACCACAATCAGTGTAGAGCACTTTATTTTCTCTCACACGGCTGCATGGCTGTGTGTCATTTTGAATGTCTTCACAGACTGAGTGTGAGGGGTGTTTCACTGAAGCTCATATCTGATCCAAGATCACTCCCTCATTTAAATGATAAGAGCTCAGCTGAGCATGATCCCTCAATCTCACTGAAAGAGATCCAAGCAGACATTTCtggaatatattttacattttagagtgTCCAGACGCAAATTTATcaggaatgtgttttttttttttattactacatCGGGCATTTATGACTCATATAGTATGACTCGAGTGTATGGAGGACatgcagttgctgatatttatatgtttataattaTATGGCCAACAATTAAGATAAAATTCTGATATAAATCAATGAGACTGTTATAAACAGTATAACAGACAACTTGCATATAAATATCAATTGtcactttatatctcccaataatatgtcttagtaagataTTGAAATTCCTTATTTTATGATTAAGGCTCTGTACTTTAAATTGTGGGGGGGGGGaatcatataatgcaatgcaatacagtgatgactgagagatgaacaaataaacattcatcaaaagcttgatgtatcaTATTTAATAGTCACATTTTTGTATGGATAATCAAGCTAACTTAAATTGTgtcagtccagtaagtgttcatctaaaaatattactaacaatgtTAAAGGTTTTACTaggtttactttataaaaatctgtttttgaTCATGTTAATAATTTAGAGGCTTTAGAAATTAACATAACAcatgatacagtaggctttacagggttaatatCAGTGgcttgtgatataaatattgcttgcaaaaaaaaacaaaaaacaacacactTAAGTTTTGACGATTCAGTTTCTTGTGTTCtggttaaatttatattttttggttgTGTATGAAAGGTCGGTCATTGGCCATTTTGAAATTAAGGAGGCAAGCAGGTTAATTATACGACAACATCAGAAAAGTCATGGctgtatttatgtatattcagAAATCTTTTTCTGTCAGACACAGTAGCCCAGCTGATTCCAGATGAAGGAACTCCCATGTATGCAAGGGTACATCAGTACCGAGAGCTGCTGGATGGGCTGCCTATGGACGCTTACACACATGGATGCATCCTGCACCCTGAACTCACAACCGACTCCATGATCCCAAAGTACGCCACTGCTGAAATACGTAGTAAGTGATTCTACAATTCAGTGCACCATTCATTCCTATTAAAGAACATTTTTCATTGTGAAATGCACAGAAAGCAAAGCACCTGACTCTTTTGCAAAACCTGCTAAATCTGGGAATCCCTCTATTTCTCAGAATTTAAGTTTTGAAGCAAAATGCTCTAATGCTGGCCTATTTATATGGAGTTCATCGAAAGTGGATTTACATTACATCACAAATAAAGCCAAAGAGCTGATCCAGCCAATGAGTTgcagcaaaataaattatttcatgaCTCGGAGGAAGTTTTTATGACAGGCGTTGTTTATCAACTGCTTTGCTTTTATGTGTAAAGTCTTATTAGATTCCTTAATTAGTCGTCAGGAAACAGAAAACAGTCCAAGTACACAATGTGCTGCCTGACAATGTTAACTATAAATAACTCTTTTACAAAACATGGATACTTCTCGGTTTTGGGGGTTTACAGTGTAAATATGTTACAAGATGAAAGCTCTTTCACTGAATTAGACAATTCGGTCTGATTTCTGTCAGGACATCTGGCCAATGCAGCATCTGAACTGATGAAGTTGGACCATGAGGAACCCCAGCTGACAGAACCATACCTCTCCAAGCAGAAAAAGCTCATGGTGAGTCGGCAGTTTCAGTGCGTACATGTGTATCGCAGGATCATACTGTAGCATATATTTTGTCTTAGCTGAAATATAAGATTAAACTACAGTAATATCttaatatgataataaaataatagattgacCTCGTTTTGAATCCTTCTTTTTTGTAGGCGAAGATCTTGGACCATGACAATGTGAACTACCTGAAAAAAATTCTTGGTGAGTTGGCAATGGTGCTAGACCAAGTAGAGGCAGAGCTGGAAAAAAGAAAACTGGAATATCAAGGTAAGTTTTGTAAATTTTacagttcaaataaataatatttgtaacagTTTAGTCCACTGAAGGCAAGTTGTGatgaacccaagtgcagtttattaAACAAAGTGATATCCAAAATACAAAGAAAGACTTGACATGaacagaaacaaactcatcaacataGGTTTACATGAACCATACACAACAAGAGACAATGGCAACACGAGGGCTATAAATACCAAACAAAACAAGTCACAAGTCACAGACCAACCAATGGGGACATGACACATGCAACCAAGGAACCAATCACAAAGCAGAACAAAAACCACAAGAACAGATAATAAACCAATAAAAGCAAGACACATGAAGAAAGGACCACATTGCAGGATCACATGACAGGAACATGAAACATGgctaaatatcaaaataaaagacatggaaACCCAATGTGACAATATtagaatactaataaaataaacatattttggttattttatttaaacaaaaaaatggaaaatataatcatattataataaaataatcttatttaataaacatatttgaaaaaaaaaaaaaagaaaacatatatatatatatatatatatatatatatatatatatatatatatatataaaagaaattaatataaataattaataaatagaataaccttatttaataatcttattttatattgttttattaataaaataagttgaaataaaataagtgtaaaatagttttattttgtttcaatttattattaaaataaaataaaaaatattttttaaaaacactatCTTTGATAAACCTTTGTGAATACTGCATTATTTTTATAGGTTAGTGGTTTTTTCTATTTTAGTTATTTGAGTAcattattaactacataaaaaaagAGGAATATTGCTTTTCCAACTATAGCTGAAATCAAAACAAGTCCCCCCCCATATTTTATTTccagtttaagtttattttattttaagtaaaaaaaaaaattgtttagaggtttattaagttttagtttactataataaccctgctttGAGAACGTCTGTTTTTGATCTTTCTTCTTAAAGAATATCTAAAAGTCGTATGTCTGTTCCACACAGGTCAAACGTGTGAATTATGGCTTTGTGGACCTACTTTTACATTAGCTGATATTTGTCTTGGAGCCACATTACACAGGCTCAAATTCTTGGGACTCTCAAAGAAATACTGGGAGGACGGAAGCCGTCCGAACCTGCAGTCGTTTTTTGAGCGGGTGCAGAAGCGCTACGCTTTCCGCAAGGTGTTGGGGGACATCCACACGACCCTGCTCTCTGCGGTTCTACCCAACGCATTCCGAATGGTAAAAAAGAAGCCGCCATCCTTCTTTGGTGCATCCTTCTTAATGGGCTCTCTCGGGGGGATGGGTTATTTTGCCTAttggtttttaaaaaagaaatacatgtaGTGAATGTGCTCTTGTAGTGTTATGTGTCTGTGTATGATGCTCGAACTTTCAGTAACACTGTTTTGCGAGAGCAGGAAAAACAAGACAATATACAGAGATTAACACTATTACTTACTTGGgtgaataattcaataaatatataatgagaACATTCCAAGACTAGGAATTCTTCTTAACAGCACCTTCTCTGGTAATGAATgccttgattattttttattatttttaagatttactggttatttattttattcattttaggctTGCATACAGCATTACTATGTTCTGTTGTTCTGTCCAGATTATAAACACTGCACATTCTGCCATTTAGGACACCTGTAGGTTAGGTCAGTTATATGGTACAGCACAAAGGCCAAGCCAACTTAAAGCccaaaataatgtttcttatttttttattatcagcaATTGATGGGTTTCCAAACACTTTGCATTTCTGATTTTTAGAAACTTAGAATTATTAAACCATTCTGAAAATTTCTCAGTATCTAAAGATTCACTTTTTAGTGCAGATCACCGCTGAAACATTGTTTATTAGCAGAATGCAACACATCGCTGTTAGCATGACAATTTTCTGGTCTGAAACTATTTGTTTCGGCATTCGGTGAAGAATCAGTGATTGCAAACACTTTACAGGCCTACATTTTCTGAATATTATACTTTACCAAGAATGCAAAAACCAAAAACACTGAAGAGAACAGAATGTTCCTCATAAAACTGCCAATCTGAGCATTTTCTTTCCtatttaattgtttcttttttttttcatcactagCAAAGTCCTCAAAAGTCTACCGAGTAACTTGATGAGTAAAGTTCTTGAAATGGAGGTGGAATAAAATGTCAATGTCAAGTTCCAGTTCTGAGCCTGAATCTTGATATTCAATAGAATAACTTATAATAAAAATCAGTTGATCATTTAAACTAGTATATCCCTTGCATGCCACTATTTAATTTAATGGGTTTATAACCAAAGAAAATGAtacgtttttctttctttgtaagTTTTCCAGTATTGTTAACTTGTACATTAAACTCAACTTGACTTAGAATAAACTGTGAGAGAACATTAAATGTTTGCCATGCAGTAAACACAAGAATATACCTGAATTATAAACATTGTATGAGAGTTCTATACCACCTCACACACAAGCCATATACAACTGTGAAGATGCATTAATACTCTATGATTTCATTTTATGTACTGCTGTTACTCATTTTCAATACTATAACCACAACAAATGTATAGTAAAATTTCTGAGATTAATCTCTCGGCACGTAGATTCTCACATAGAAATGTACTTAATCTGGGATGTTTGTTATGAATTGCGATAAGTGGTGATGCCTACTCTGAACCGGAATGACTGGAAGTTAAATACATGAGAAATATATTGATGTCTGTGGTCATTCACAATAgattttcttattttgtaatttttatttttatatttttaaaatatgcatttatttacagtgcTTTCTAAAATGTTTGTTCACGAGCCTTAATTTGTTCAGTTGCCATTGATTTCAATAAAAGAAAATGCTTACATTAACCTCTGTGTAATGGTCTGTGTGCAGCACAATAATAGactcatttttttaaaataagaaatacatttctATGGCTTTTCACAATGCACTTAACCCCAGGTTACCGCCATTTTAAAAAACACTCTTGTGGTGTTTTGGTCATTTTAACCCAGAGAGGATATTTTTATACTCAAAAATGCTAGTTAATGTTATCGCATTGGACAAATGGGTAAAACAACTCCTAAccaaaaatgtgaacatttttgtacttttttttttacattgttacatttaCCAGGAGTTCCTGGtcattttttgtataaataataataataacaaaaagatTCATATCTTTAATTATGTTATTACCGAATAttgtattcaatatttttatcaacttgttttctttcaattagcacaggatttgtatttctttttggaactgatcAATTGTGGGCCTCTCTAATCTGACTTTATGcacctccatttttttttctccacctcCAAATTATCCAAAAAAATTCTTGTTTTTACTCAAAAATGGAGAAGgataagctcagatcaatgagtCCCATGATCAGTTAGTtctaaaaagaaatacaaaaactgttctaattcaaaacaaaataagtggacaaaaaaatattaaatccaaGATTACATTCCTATTAAGCATAAAATTAAACATCTGTTCTTGCTTTTCTGGCTGGATGgcagattgataaaaaaaaaaaaaaaaaaaacatttgcagatTTTAAAGAGTTTATTGGTTCTATTAACATTgcaatcagaagaaaaaaataaaccatgtACTTTATGATTTGTTTAACCcatgaatacaattatttaactaaaacagcattcataaagaaaaagaacagcatataaAACCAAAGTCCTCCTATTGAAATTGAAATCCAGTGTCCATCTTGTTACAACTCAGATTTCTCCCTCTAATTTGGTCCCCTCTAGTCTCAGGTCGGCATCATTCCTGCCCAAGGTGAAAAGGCTGACGATAGCAAGCAGAGCGGCCAG from the Carassius auratus strain Wakin unplaced genomic scaffold, ASM336829v1 scaf_tig00005843, whole genome shotgun sequence genome contains:
- the LOC113071060 gene encoding ganglioside-induced differentiation-associated protein 1-like 1, encoding MRLNLGEEVPVFIHGDTIVSDYNQIIDYIETSFIGDTVAQLIPDEGTPMYARVHQYRELLDGLPMDAYTHGCILHPELTTDSMIPKYATAEIRRHLANAASELMKLDHEEPQLTEPYLSKQKKLMAKILDHDNVNYLKKILGELAMVLDQVEAELEKRKLEYQGQTCELWLCGPTFTLADICLGATLHRLKFLGLSKKYWEDGSRPNLQSFFERVQKRYAFRKVLGDIHTTLLSAVLPNAFRMVKKKPPSFFGASFLMGSLGGMGYFAYWFLKKKYM